The Rhodococcus sp. X156 genome window below encodes:
- a CDS encoding ABC transporter permease produces MVRTVLKKLGELLAVLFIVSLGTFGLQALIPGDAAVTLVGEGKPPEEYQRVRDELGLDDPFFQRYWDWLWGALHGDLGQSLVPPQDEITDRIGAALPVSVQIAVMGIFLALAFAVPLALWSARHAGGLIDRVISAGTFAVLSVPSFLAGLLLIMVVVNDLGWFPRSQWVRLSEGLGDNLYHAILPAITIALLEMAIFIRVLRSDLITTLQEEYITVARAKGMSNKHILLKDALRPSSFSLLTMMGLALGSMIGSTVIVETLFSLPGLGTLIVRAAQQGDMPMVQGAVLLIAVLYVVINGVIDALYGYLDPRSRRAHV; encoded by the coding sequence ATGGTGAGGACTGTCCTCAAAAAGCTCGGAGAGCTGCTGGCGGTGCTGTTCATCGTCAGCCTCGGCACCTTCGGGCTGCAAGCGCTCATCCCGGGCGATGCCGCCGTCACCCTGGTGGGTGAGGGCAAGCCGCCGGAGGAGTACCAACGGGTGCGCGACGAGCTGGGTCTGGACGACCCGTTCTTCCAGCGCTACTGGGACTGGCTGTGGGGCGCGCTGCACGGCGACCTCGGCCAGTCGCTGGTGCCGCCGCAGGACGAGATCACCGACCGCATCGGTGCGGCGCTCCCGGTGAGCGTGCAGATCGCGGTGATGGGCATCTTCCTGGCCCTGGCCTTCGCAGTGCCGCTGGCGCTGTGGTCGGCCAGGCACGCGGGCGGGCTCATCGACCGGGTGATCAGCGCCGGCACGTTCGCGGTGCTCTCGGTGCCCAGCTTCCTGGCCGGCCTGCTGCTGATCATGGTGGTGGTCAACGACCTCGGCTGGTTCCCGCGCTCGCAGTGGGTGCGCCTCAGCGAGGGGCTGGGCGACAACCTCTACCACGCGATCCTGCCGGCCATCACCATCGCGCTGCTGGAGATGGCGATCTTCATCCGAGTGCTCCGCAGCGACCTGATCACCACGCTGCAGGAGGAGTACATCACCGTCGCCCGAGCCAAGGGCATGTCCAACAAGCACATCCTGCTCAAGGACGCGCTGCGGCCGTCCTCGTTCTCGCTGCTGACCATGATGGGTCTGGCCCTGGGCTCCATGATCGGCAGCACCGTCATCGTCGAGACGCTGTTCTCCCTGCCCGGCCTCGGCACGCTCATCGTGCGGGCCGCCCAGCAGGGTGACATGCCCATGGTGCAGGGGGCGGTCCTGCTGATCGCCGTGCTGTACGTGGTCATCAACGGCGTCATCGACGCCCTCTATGGATACCTCGACCCGAGGAGCCGTCGTGCCCACGTCTAG
- a CDS encoding ABC transporter ATP-binding protein yields the protein MTTQSTTATEPLLRVENLQTAFTTERGVLRAVDGVSLTLNRGETLGIVGESGSGKSVLGRTIMGLTSNSGSTRVTGTVSFDGRDVHAMSSAEHRRLWGPRVAMVFQDPMTALNPFKRIGVHLTESLKVHLGLRKAEARSRATELLRKVGIPDPARRLDQYPHELSGGMRQRVVIAMALACDPELLIADEPTTALDVTVQKQILDLLESLNDELGMGVILISHDLGVVAGRADRVAVMYAGKVVETAAAGEVFNHPRHPYTEALLASIPRLEQPAHTRLATIGGGLPDMTRPMPGCRFAARCRYAQPTCLEKEPDLLPSPTVDAAATPHSHACFFPVGTPEGEQALSANAAAGTTAAGRELARPEVVA from the coding sequence ATGACCACACAGTCCACGACAGCCACCGAGCCTCTGCTGCGGGTGGAGAACCTGCAGACGGCCTTCACCACCGAGCGCGGCGTGCTGCGCGCGGTGGACGGGGTCTCGCTCACCCTCAACCGCGGGGAGACCCTCGGCATCGTCGGTGAGTCCGGCTCGGGCAAGTCCGTGCTCGGGCGCACCATCATGGGGCTCACCTCCAACAGCGGCAGCACCCGCGTCACCGGCACGGTGTCCTTCGACGGCCGCGACGTGCACGCCATGAGCAGCGCCGAGCACCGTCGGCTGTGGGGGCCCCGGGTGGCCATGGTGTTCCAGGACCCGATGACTGCGCTCAACCCGTTCAAGCGGATCGGCGTGCACCTCACCGAGTCGCTCAAGGTGCACCTGGGGCTGCGCAAGGCCGAGGCACGCAGCCGGGCCACCGAGCTGCTGCGCAAGGTGGGCATCCCCGACCCCGCCCGCCGGCTGGACCAGTACCCGCACGAGCTCTCCGGCGGCATGCGCCAGCGGGTGGTCATCGCCATGGCGCTGGCCTGCGACCCCGAGCTGCTCATCGCCGACGAGCCGACGACCGCGCTGGACGTCACGGTGCAGAAGCAGATTCTGGACCTGCTGGAGTCGCTCAACGACGAGCTGGGCATGGGCGTCATCCTGATCAGCCACGACCTCGGGGTGGTCGCCGGCCGCGCTGACCGGGTGGCGGTGATGTACGCCGGGAAGGTGGTGGAGACCGCCGCCGCCGGTGAGGTGTTCAACCACCCGCGGCACCCGTACACGGAGGCGCTGCTGGCCTCCATCCCGCGGCTGGAGCAGCCGGCGCACACCCGGCTGGCCACGATCGGTGGTGGGCTGCCGGACATGACGCGCCCGATGCCGGGCTGCCGCTTCGCCGCCCGCTGTCGCTATGCCCAGCCCACCTGCCTGGAGAAGGAGCCGGACTTGCTGCCCTCACCCACCGTGGACGCGGCGGCGACGCCGCACAGCCACGCCTGCTTCTTCCCGGTCGGCACCCCCGAGGGGGAGCAGGCGCTGTCCGCCAACGCGGCGGCCGGCACGACCGCTGCCGGTCGCGAGCTGGCTCGGCCGGAGGTGGTGGCATGA
- a CDS encoding ABC transporter permease, protein MPTSSTAPDALEPDQVGELSSVIAGDKTLPDPAQPSGSARRSYLVGAGLLVAGIALVLVGALGVQIMVAVRVLLALVGLVPLYKGMQIICRRRFGARFDLTFWLCCTWLAVLVAAAIFAPLLPLAEHADTVKTIADPSFASPELFSAHPLGTNNFGLDLLSRVIYGARASLVVAFSAALIGMLVGGSIGVLAGYLRGKVDTVVGVLTNSLLAVPALILLIALASVLAPTMRNVALALSVLAIPSMIRLARANTLTFAQREFVLAARAMGATRWRVMFRELVPNVVLPVASLAMVMISVLIVAESSLSFLGLGIQPPQPTWGNMIAEGEGGVFEKHPHIVLVPGLVLFLTVFAFNLVGEKARQRVGSQQEQVLT, encoded by the coding sequence GTGCCCACGTCTAGCACTGCACCGGACGCGCTCGAGCCCGACCAGGTCGGCGAGCTGAGCAGCGTCATCGCGGGGGACAAGACCCTGCCCGACCCCGCCCAGCCGTCCGGCTCGGCCCGGCGCAGCTACCTGGTCGGCGCCGGTCTGCTGGTTGCCGGAATCGCCCTGGTCCTGGTGGGTGCGCTCGGAGTCCAGATCATGGTCGCCGTCCGCGTCCTGCTGGCCCTCGTGGGCCTGGTCCCGCTGTACAAGGGGATGCAGATCATCTGCCGCAGGCGGTTCGGGGCCCGCTTCGACCTCACCTTCTGGCTGTGCTGCACCTGGCTGGCGGTGCTGGTGGCCGCGGCGATCTTCGCCCCGCTGCTGCCGCTGGCCGAGCACGCGGACACGGTCAAGACGATCGCCGACCCCAGCTTCGCCTCGCCGGAGCTGTTCTCCGCGCACCCGCTGGGCACCAACAACTTCGGCCTCGACCTGCTCTCCCGGGTGATCTACGGGGCCAGGGCGTCGCTGGTGGTGGCGTTCTCCGCTGCGCTCATCGGGATGCTGGTGGGTGGTTCCATCGGGGTGCTCGCCGGCTACCTGCGCGGCAAGGTCGACACCGTGGTGGGCGTGCTCACCAACTCGCTGCTGGCCGTGCCCGCGCTGATCCTGCTGATCGCCCTGGCCTCGGTGCTGGCACCGACCATGCGCAACGTGGCGCTGGCGCTGTCCGTGCTGGCCATCCCGTCGATGATCCGGCTGGCCCGCGCCAACACGCTGACCTTCGCCCAGCGCGAGTTCGTGCTGGCCGCCCGGGCGATGGGCGCCACCCGGTGGCGGGTGATGTTCCGCGAGCTGGTGCCCAACGTGGTGCTCCCGGTGGCCTCGCTGGCCATGGTGATGATCTCGGTGCTCATCGTGGCCGAGTCGTCGCTGAGCTTCCTGGGCCTCGGCATCCAGCCCCCGCAGCCCACCTGGGGAAACATGATCGCCGAGGGTGAGGGCGGGGTCTTCGAGAAGCACCCGCACATCGTCCTGGTGCCCGGGCTGGTGCTGTTCCTCACCGTCTTCGCCTTCAACCTGGTGGGCGAGAAGGCCCGCCAGCGCGTCGGTTCCCAGCAGGAGCAGGTGCTCACATGA
- a CDS encoding HNH endonuclease signature motif containing protein: protein MSSSAAAVAVEDLPDEVSSLLAEHAAMMARLQQLPLAGLSDAGVMAVVREVERVHRMKPTVDHRLIVEMECRSLATVFLARGTAGLLSEVLHLDIQEARARVRAALVRGPRTSFTGEDLGPLQPATAAAEAEGSLSPRHADIIAKTMHDLPASLDAETVGAAEQTLAAQACALRPSELAKAAERLMAYLDPDGRETSDADRARRRGFTIGRQRPDGMSRISGELDPMTRALVDAAFSAAARPVTEDGVPDPRSAAQRHHDALATLCRNALAGGELPSNRGLPATVVVTMGLADLERRAGSASTASGGTVPVRDVLRMAADAKWLPCVLDSAGQVLHLGQGQRLASPAQRLALYARDRGCTRPGCEMPAQWTQVHHLTEWQHGGPTDLHNLALACPFDHRLITHEGFTVRMGSHGRIEWIAPRHVDPQQVPRTNPIHHPPDLSDPDPPRCHRGAA, encoded by the coding sequence ATGAGTTCGAGTGCCGCAGCGGTGGCAGTGGAGGACCTCCCCGACGAGGTCTCCTCGCTGCTGGCTGAGCATGCCGCGATGATGGCGCGGCTGCAGCAGCTGCCGCTGGCCGGGCTGTCCGATGCTGGGGTGATGGCGGTGGTGCGCGAGGTGGAGCGAGTGCACCGGATGAAGCCCACGGTGGACCACCGCCTGATTGTGGAGATGGAGTGCCGTTCCTTGGCCACGGTGTTCCTGGCCCGGGGCACGGCGGGGTTGTTGTCAGAAGTGCTGCACCTGGACATCCAGGAGGCCCGTGCTCGGGTGCGAGCCGCCTTGGTGCGGGGCCCTCGGACGTCCTTCACCGGTGAGGATCTCGGTCCTCTGCAGCCCGCCACAGCAGCAGCCGAGGCGGAAGGATCCCTCTCGCCGCGCCACGCCGACATCATCGCCAAGACGATGCACGACCTGCCGGCCTCGTTGGATGCCGAGACTGTCGGGGCGGCCGAGCAGACCCTCGCCGCGCAGGCCTGCGCGCTGCGCCCGTCGGAATTGGCCAAGGCCGCTGAGCGGCTGATGGCTTACTTGGACCCGGATGGGCGGGAAACCTCAGACGCCGATCGGGCGCGGCGGCGCGGGTTCACCATCGGTAGGCAACGCCCCGATGGGATGAGCCGCATCAGCGGCGAGCTCGATCCCATGACGCGTGCCCTGGTGGACGCGGCGTTCTCCGCGGCCGCGCGGCCGGTCACCGAGGATGGCGTGCCGGATCCGCGCAGTGCCGCCCAGCGCCACCACGACGCGCTGGCCACGCTGTGCCGCAACGCGCTGGCGGGTGGTGAGCTGCCGAGCAACCGCGGGTTGCCGGCCACGGTGGTGGTGACCATGGGACTGGCGGACCTGGAACGCCGGGCGGGTTCCGCATCAACGGCTTCCGGCGGAACGGTGCCGGTGCGCGACGTGCTCCGCATGGCCGCCGACGCGAAGTGGCTGCCCTGCGTGCTGGACTCCGCCGGGCAAGTGCTTCACCTCGGTCAGGGTCAGCGGTTGGCGTCCCCGGCACAGCGACTAGCCCTGTACGCCCGAGACCGTGGCTGCACCCGGCCCGGCTGCGAGATGCCCGCCCAGTGGACACAGGTCCACCACCTCACCGAGTGGCAACACGGCGGCCCCACCGACCTGCACAACTTGGCGCTCGCCTGCCCGTTCGACCACCGCCTCATCACCCACGAAGGCTTCACCGTCCGCATGGGCAGCCATGGCCGCATCGAGTGGATCGCACCCCGACACGTTGACCCACAACAGGTTCCACGCACCAACCCGATCCACCACCCACCCGACCTCAGCGACCCCGACCCACCCCGGTGCCACCGTGGCGCGGCTTAG
- a CDS encoding ABC transporter substrate-binding protein — translation MARLALVRLAGVAMAGSLLLAGCAGGGSDDDTAASPSGDQEIQLGLVGDQPDGGDPVAGGTLTFGTQAAAATMDPAKTAARGSSGGSELAAVYDVLVRYSSADKKFVPQLAKSFEASADGLTWTLKLRENVKFSDGTPLDSAAVLWSWDRYTQNRGNGSELWKMNLDSAVAADPSTVVVKLKKAWPELEAMMALGQGMIVAPTSMKSGTFQPIGAGPFVQERYAPNEERVLAARADYWGGKPYLDKLRFVALNGPQATWESLKSNQLQVGYLRASATAISDARAAGLPGYLSFLNAGSAEMINNREGRPGADVRVRQAIAYATSPTAVDDRVDEGKGRPSSGLFDPSSQWAGDVKPVAHDPEKAKQLLAEAKKDGYNGELKYVVLQEPRDRAIGLAVQAQLQAVGFTVTIMPANSAEDVVNNVYIKRDFDLAHAGLGLYEDIPFLGLYTTLQSASPSNVVGYKDAQMDTLLGELQAAGTVDAKKAVIGKIQQRANESVPSVSLGAIPSYIAWQKNVHGVTPHATDIMLFDKAWMKP, via the coding sequence ATGGCTCGACTAGCGCTCGTGCGCCTGGCCGGCGTGGCGATGGCGGGCAGCTTGCTGCTCGCGGGGTGTGCCGGGGGTGGATCTGACGACGACACCGCGGCCTCGCCCAGCGGTGACCAGGAGATCCAGCTCGGCCTGGTGGGCGACCAGCCCGACGGCGGGGACCCGGTGGCGGGAGGCACGCTCACCTTCGGCACCCAGGCCGCGGCCGCGACCATGGACCCGGCCAAGACCGCCGCACGCGGTTCCTCCGGTGGGTCGGAGCTGGCCGCGGTGTACGACGTGCTGGTCCGCTACAGCTCCGCGGACAAGAAGTTCGTGCCGCAGCTGGCCAAGTCGTTCGAGGCCAGCGCGGATGGGTTGACCTGGACGCTGAAGCTGCGCGAGAACGTGAAGTTCAGCGACGGCACCCCGCTGGACTCCGCCGCGGTGCTGTGGAGCTGGGACCGCTACACCCAGAACCGCGGCAACGGCAGCGAGCTGTGGAAGATGAACCTGGACAGCGCGGTGGCGGCAGACCCGTCCACCGTGGTGGTCAAGCTCAAGAAGGCCTGGCCCGAGCTGGAGGCCATGATGGCCCTGGGCCAGGGCATGATCGTGGCGCCCACCTCGATGAAGTCCGGCACCTTCCAGCCGATCGGCGCGGGTCCGTTCGTGCAGGAGCGCTACGCCCCCAACGAGGAGCGAGTGCTGGCCGCGCGTGCTGACTACTGGGGCGGCAAGCCGTACCTGGACAAGCTGCGGTTCGTGGCGCTCAACGGTCCCCAGGCCACCTGGGAGTCGCTCAAGAGCAACCAGCTGCAGGTCGGCTACCTGCGGGCCAGTGCCACGGCGATCTCGGACGCGCGGGCAGCGGGCCTGCCCGGCTACCTGAGCTTCCTCAACGCCGGAAGTGCCGAGATGATCAACAACCGGGAGGGCCGTCCGGGAGCCGACGTGCGGGTGCGGCAGGCCATCGCCTACGCCACCAGCCCGACCGCGGTCGACGACCGGGTGGACGAGGGCAAGGGCCGGCCCAGCTCGGGCCTGTTCGACCCGTCGTCGCAGTGGGCAGGCGACGTCAAGCCGGTCGCACACGACCCGGAGAAGGCCAAGCAGCTGCTGGCGGAGGCCAAGAAGGACGGCTACAACGGCGAGCTGAAGTACGTGGTGCTGCAGGAGCCGCGCGACCGGGCCATCGGCCTGGCCGTGCAGGCGCAGCTGCAGGCAGTGGGCTTCACCGTGACGATCATGCCGGCGAACAGCGCCGAGGACGTGGTGAACAACGTGTACATCAAGCGGGACTTCGACCTGGCGCACGCTGGGCTGGGCCTGTACGAGGACATCCCGTTCCTGGGTCTGTACACCACGCTGCAGAGCGCGTCGCCGTCCAACGTGGTCGGCTACAAGGACGCCCAGATGGACACCCTGCTCGGCGAGCTGCAGGCTGCGGGCACCGTGGACGCCAAGAAGGCGGTCATCGGCAAGATCCAGCAGCGGGCCAACGAGTCGGTGCCGTCGGTGAGCCTCGGCGCCATTCCGTCATACATCGCGTGGCAGAAGAACGTGCACGGCGTGACGCCGCACGCCACCGACATCATGCTGTTCGACAAGGCGTGGATGAAGCCCTGA
- a CDS encoding ABC transporter substrate-binding protein, with translation MLRPRKSVARLGRLVAVALAGSVLLASCASTNDDADGGAGAPAPAPEAGLVGNQDNSGTPVKGGTMTFAPYGFVASLDPTKALPAGATGGTEEAAVYDLLMRYDHDRKSYVPKLAKSLEVSDDQLTWTLTLRENITFSDGTPLDAAAVIASINRYNAGRGSLNEVWTSTVTSVTATDPQTVSITVNQPYSELPALLATGHGMVLAPAAYRDPAKFNPIGAGPFTVERFTANNELVLKARPDYWDGAPHLERLRFVAINGEQAKADGLKSGGNTAAYLRSAVTVDETLNAGYPGFVDAPALSATAQINTRAGKPGADLTVRQAIAHAVNENVFNERVWGGKGLPGRDVFPAHSAWNTDVKGLAHDPAKAKALLEEAKKKGYDGRLTYLGLNEPAAQQSALAVQAMLQAVGFTVDIAYANNLTELVKKMYVDHDFDITYGAYNVQDAAPFTRLKPALTTGASNNIMGYSDPGMDALLLKLKSADGDDAKRTVLGEIQQKINDTVPVVPIGAFKTFIAWQQNLHGVSPSSDGIMLFEKAWLTP, from the coding sequence ATGCTGCGTCCCCGTAAGAGCGTGGCCCGCCTTGGGCGCCTGGTGGCGGTAGCCCTGGCCGGCAGCGTGCTGCTGGCCTCGTGCGCCAGCACCAACGACGACGCCGACGGCGGTGCCGGCGCACCCGCCCCGGCCCCCGAGGCGGGGCTCGTCGGCAACCAGGACAACAGCGGGACGCCCGTCAAGGGCGGCACCATGACCTTTGCCCCCTACGGCTTCGTCGCCAGCCTGGACCCCACCAAGGCGCTGCCCGCCGGTGCCACCGGTGGCACCGAGGAGGCGGCGGTCTACGACCTGCTGATGCGCTACGACCACGACCGCAAGTCCTACGTGCCCAAGCTGGCCAAGTCCCTCGAGGTCAGCGACGACCAGCTGACCTGGACGCTCACGCTGCGGGAGAACATCACCTTCAGCGACGGCACTCCGCTGGACGCGGCCGCGGTGATCGCCAGCATCAACCGGTACAACGCCGGCCGCGGCTCGCTGAACGAGGTGTGGACCAGCACCGTCACCTCCGTCACGGCGACCGACCCGCAGACGGTGTCGATCACCGTGAACCAGCCGTACTCCGAGCTGCCGGCGCTGCTGGCCACCGGCCACGGCATGGTCCTGGCCCCGGCCGCCTACCGGGACCCCGCCAAGTTCAACCCGATCGGGGCGGGGCCGTTCACGGTGGAGCGCTTCACCGCCAACAACGAGCTGGTGCTCAAGGCCCGACCGGACTACTGGGACGGTGCGCCCCACCTGGAGCGGCTGCGCTTCGTGGCCATCAACGGCGAGCAGGCCAAGGCCGATGGGCTGAAGTCCGGTGGCAACACCGCGGCCTACCTGCGCAGCGCGGTGACCGTGGACGAGACCCTCAACGCCGGCTACCCCGGCTTCGTGGACGCCCCCGCGCTGAGCGCGACCGCCCAGATCAACACCCGGGCCGGCAAGCCCGGCGCCGACCTCACGGTGCGCCAGGCCATCGCCCACGCGGTGAACGAGAACGTCTTCAACGAGCGGGTCTGGGGCGGCAAGGGACTGCCCGGCCGCGACGTGTTCCCGGCGCACTCCGCGTGGAACACCGACGTCAAGGGTCTGGCCCACGACCCGGCCAAGGCCAAGGCGCTGCTGGAGGAGGCCAAGAAGAAGGGCTACGACGGCAGGCTCACCTACCTCGGACTGAACGAGCCGGCTGCGCAGCAGAGCGCGCTCGCCGTGCAGGCGATGCTCCAGGCCGTCGGCTTCACGGTGGACATCGCCTACGCCAACAACCTCACCGAGCTGGTCAAGAAGATGTACGTCGACCACGACTTCGACATCACCTACGGCGCATACAACGTCCAGGACGCCGCGCCGTTCACCCGGTTGAAGCCCGCCCTCACCACCGGGGCGTCCAACAACATCATGGGCTACAGCGACCCCGGGATGGACGCGCTGCTGCTCAAGCTGAAGAGCGCCGACGGCGACGACGCCAAGCGCACGGTGCTGGGCGAGATCCAGCAGAAGATCAACGACACCGTCCCGGTGGTGCCGATCGGGGCCTTCAAGACCTTCATCGCCTGGCAGCAGAACCTGCACGGGGTCAGCCCCAGCTCGGACGGCATCATGCTGTTCGAGAAGGCGTGGCTCACGCCCTGA
- a CDS encoding ABC transporter substrate-binding protein, with amino-acid sequence MLRPRMSLGRAGRLVAVALAGSVLLASCASTNDEADGGAGAPAAAPVTGLIGNQDDSGTPVKGGTMTFAPYGFVTSLDPTKALPAGATGGTEEAAVYDLLMRYDLGTKQFVPKLAKSLEVSDDQLTWTLTLRENITFSDGTPFNAAAVLASIKRYNAARGSQNEVWTSTVTSATATDPLTIKLTVNQPYSELPALLATGHGMILAPAAYQDPAKFTPIGAGPFTVERFAANNELVLKARPDYWDGAPNLERLRFVAINGEQAKADGLKSGGNTVAYLRSAITVDEVLNAGYPGYVDAAGLTSILQINSRAGKAGADLTVRQAIAHAVNDQTYNERVWGGTGLLGREAFPAHSKWNTEVDGLPHDLAKAKALLEEAKKKGYDGKLTYLGLNEPSALQGALATQAMLQAAGFTVEISYANNLTELVKKMYVDHDFDITYGAYSVQDAAPFTRLMPAFTTGASNNIMGYSDKGMDELLLKLKSADGDDAKRAVLGQLQQKINDTVPVAPLGAFKTFIAWQQNLHGVRPSYDGIMLFDKAWITP; translated from the coding sequence ATGCTGCGTCCCCGAATGAGTCTTGGTCGCGCTGGTCGCCTGGTGGCGGTAGCCCTGGCCGGCAGCGTGCTGCTCGCCTCGTGCGCCAGCACCAACGACGAGGCTGACGGCGGTGCCGGCGCGCCGGCCGCGGCTCCGGTGACGGGGCTGATCGGCAACCAGGACGACAGCGGCACGCCCGTCAAGGGCGGCACCATGACGTTCGCGCCCTACGGGTTCGTCACCAGCCTGGACCCCACCAAGGCGCTGCCCGCTGGTGCCACCGGTGGCACCGAGGAGGCGGCGGTCTACGACCTGCTGATGCGCTACGACCTGGGCACCAAGCAGTTCGTGCCCAAGCTGGCCAAGTCCCTCGAGGTCAGCGACGACCAGCTGACGTGGACGCTCACGCTGCGGGAGAACATCACCTTCAGTGACGGCACCCCCTTCAACGCTGCTGCCGTGCTGGCCAGCATCAAGCGCTACAACGCCGCTCGTGGCTCGCAGAACGAGGTGTGGACCAGCACGGTCACCTCCGCCACCGCGACCGACCCGCTGACCATCAAGCTCACCGTGAACCAGCCGTACTCCGAGCTGCCGGCGCTGCTGGCCACCGGCCACGGCATGATCCTGGCCCCGGCGGCGTACCAGGATCCGGCCAAGTTCACCCCGATCGGGGCGGGGCCGTTCACGGTGGAGCGGTTCGCGGCCAACAACGAGCTGGTGCTCAAGGCCCGCCCGGACTACTGGGACGGTGCGCCGAACCTGGAGCGGCTGCGCTTCGTGGCCATCAACGGCGAGCAGGCCAAGGCCGATGGGCTGAAGTCCGGTGGCAACACCGTGGCCTACCTGCGCAGCGCCATCACCGTCGACGAGGTGCTCAACGCCGGCTACCCCGGGTACGTCGACGCGGCCGGACTGACCTCGATCCTGCAGATCAACTCTCGGGCCGGCAAGGCCGGCGCCGACCTCACGGTGCGCCAGGCCATCGCCCACGCGGTGAACGACCAGACGTACAACGAGCGGGTCTGGGGCGGCACGGGGCTGCTCGGACGGGAGGCCTTCCCTGCGCACTCCAAGTGGAACACCGAGGTCGACGGCCTGCCGCACGACCTCGCCAAGGCCAAGGCGCTGCTGGAGGAGGCCAAGAAGAAGGGCTACGACGGCAAGCTCACCTACCTCGGGCTGAACGAGCCGTCGGCGCTGCAGGGCGCGCTCGCGACGCAGGCCATGCTGCAGGCCGCCGGGTTCACCGTGGAGATCAGCTACGCCAACAACCTGACCGAGCTGGTCAAGAAGATGTACGTCGACCACGACTTCGACATCACCTACGGCGCCTACAGCGTGCAGGACGCGGCTCCGTTCACCCGACTGATGCCGGCGTTCACCACCGGGGCGTCCAACAACATCATGGGCTACAGCGACAAGGGCATGGACGAGCTGCTGCTCAAGCTGAAGAGCGCTGACGGCGACGACGCCAAGCGAGCGGTGCTGGGACAGCTCCAGCAGAAGATCAACGACACCGTCCCGGTGGCGCCGCTGGGTGCGTTCAAGACGTTCATCGCCTGGCAGCAGAACCTGCACGGGGTCCGCCCCAGCTACGACGGAATCATGCTGTTCGACAAGGCGTGGATCACCCCCTGA
- a CDS encoding oligopeptide/dipeptide ABC transporter ATP-binding protein has product MSGTDVVTSPAASLPTEQAPVLVVDDLVVEFPVGHGQTVHAVSGVSFTLGAGETLGIVGESGCGKSTVGKAIMQLPSPTSGSVRLNDTELTTLKPGELRRTRTQLQMILQDPISSLNPRRKVKHLITEGPSIWGEKDKAAIERRARETLTAVGLDPDVVWERRPRELSGGQCQRVCIARALMLEPTLMICDEPVSSLDVSVQAQILNLLEDTKKRYGLSLLFVAHNMAVVKNISDRIMVMYLGKVCEISPSDGLQEQALHPYTRLLLASVPGPRTPGVEDEAHEVVGELPSPLNPPSGCRFRTRCPLATDRCAQEEPLLRPVGENHLVACHHV; this is encoded by the coding sequence ATGAGCGGCACGGACGTCGTGACCAGCCCGGCCGCGTCGCTGCCCACCGAGCAGGCGCCGGTGCTGGTGGTGGACGACCTGGTGGTGGAGTTCCCCGTCGGCCACGGCCAGACGGTGCACGCGGTGTCCGGGGTGAGCTTCACCCTGGGCGCCGGAGAGACGCTGGGCATCGTGGGGGAGTCCGGCTGCGGCAAGTCCACCGTGGGCAAGGCCATCATGCAGCTGCCCTCGCCCACCTCGGGCTCGGTGCGGCTCAACGACACCGAGCTCACCACCCTCAAGCCGGGGGAGCTGCGCCGCACCCGCACCCAGCTGCAGATGATCCTGCAGGACCCCATCTCGTCGCTGAACCCCCGGCGCAAGGTGAAGCACCTGATCACCGAGGGTCCGTCGATCTGGGGCGAGAAGGACAAGGCGGCCATCGAGCGCCGTGCCCGGGAGACGCTCACCGCGGTGGGCCTGGACCCGGACGTGGTGTGGGAGCGTCGCCCCCGCGAGCTCTCCGGCGGACAGTGCCAGCGGGTGTGCATCGCGCGTGCCCTCATGCTCGAGCCGACCCTGATGATCTGCGACGAGCCGGTGTCCAGCCTGGACGTGTCGGTGCAGGCGCAGATCCTCAACCTGCTCGAGGACACCAAGAAGCGCTACGGCCTGAGCCTGTTGTTCGTCGCCCACAACATGGCGGTCGTGAAGAACATCAGCGACCGCATCATGGTGATGTACCTGGGCAAGGTCTGCGAGATCTCGCCGTCGGACGGGCTGCAGGAGCAGGCGCTGCACCCGTACACCCGGCTGCTGCTGGCGTCGGTGCCAGGCCCGCGGACCCCGGGCGTCGAGGACGAGGCGCACGAGGTGGTGGGTGAGCTTCCGTCACCGCTGAACCCGCCGAGCGGCTGCCGCTTCCGCACCCGGTGCCCGCTGGCCACCGACCGCTGCGCGCAGGAGGAGCCGCTGCTGCGCCCGGTGGGGGAGAACCACCTGGTGGCGTGCCACCACGTCTGA